The stretch of DNA CCCACCAATGGTGCTCAGTTAGAGGAGAGATCCACAGTGGAGGCCCTGGATTCTGGGCTCAGTAGGTCAGCTGGGTGGGAGGGTTCCCACACAGGGCCTCTGGACCCCCACGCAGCCGCAGTCACAGCCTGTTGAGACTGGTCGAACAGTCTAGTCCAGGGGGCAAGCCTCTAGGGTCCTCAAGCAGAAAGCCTGGGAGTGGGCTCCTCCCCCAACACACccagtaacaaaattcaaaatgagtacaaaaagccagagaaaatcctggactatagaaagttaccttggagataaggacaGACAAAATACCAGCACAGAAGGGGAGGATGGAAAAAACATATGAAGCtgcagaggagaaaatgaattggtctctaaCCATAAAGATTTCTTGGAAGagctaaaaaaggattttaaagatcaagttgaaaaattgggaaaggaaatgcaagagaaattcaagtACAAAacttgacagaagaaaacaaattcttgaagaacacaattggacaaatgaaaaacaaatggaaaaagataacagctcctttaaaaatagaattgatccaatggaaaaggagatgcaaaagcaaaccgaagaaaataatttcttgaagaataAATGGGGAAAGGTAGAGACTAATGACTATACAagaaatcaagcaaaataaaaaaataagaaaatagaagaaaatgtacaatacctcattggaaaaacaactgacctggaaaaatagatccaggagagataatttaagaattattggaccacctgaaagccatgatcaaaaagagAGCCTGGAAAAAGCCCGAATGGTTTCAAGAAAACATCAAGGGAAACCCCCACCCCTCTCCCAACAGCCTAGAACCAGACAGGGaaacagtcattgaaagaatccaccgatcACTTCTTAAAAgggattccaaaataaaaacaccaaagaatattgtagtaaaattccagaattatcagatcaagggaAAAATCCTGCAGGTAGCCAGAAAGACGATTCAAATACCAAGAAATCCAAGTcaaaattacacaggacttggcagcatcaGCATTAAAGGACagtagggcctggaatatgatattccagaagtcaaaggagtctgtattacaaccaagaatcaacttcccagcaaaattgagcatactctttcaagagaaaaagatgaacatttaacacaataggtgactttcaaattttcttgatgaaaaaaatcagagctcAACTGAAAAACTGAACTTCAAACAGAGAATCAAGAGGTacagaaaaaagtaaacagaaaaagaaaaagattgttattcaataagattaaactagttACATTCCTGATTGGGAAGATGAGACATAACTATCGAGAACTATAACCCCATTAGAGTGTGTATACTTagacataagttgattttgatggatcaattttttttttaaattagacaaTGCTAGATGGATAGTTAGTTGTGTGAGAGTATGTTATTCCAACTTGGTGGCATTTAAGTCTATGCTACTGAGCTCAAACACCCAAAGAGTAGGATCAAATTAGGCCTTACACTGAGAGCACCTTACCTCGGCAGGAGCAGACAAGGCATGGGCCACTGCAGCAGTCCACTCCTTGGGCTGGAGATTGAAGGTCACACCCTGTTGGCTGAGTTGTGACAGCAGACCAGCTGCTGCGCtctggagaggagaggaagggaataagaggAGAATGAGAGGCCCTGGGAAGCTGGGACATGCAGAggagaatgctgggcctggaccCTGGAATACAagctcaaatcttacctcagacagtttttagctttgtgaccctgaggaagtcactgAACCTCAGGCTGTCTCTGTTGTCagtaaaatgaggctaatgatAGCAGCAACCTTGCAGAGTCTTTAGGGGTTCAGTTTTACAAACTAGATTGCTAGATACAATCTAATCCAGTTCCATCAACGTTTCTTAAATGTCTGCCTTGTGCTAGGAATGATTCAGTCCTAGCTATCAGAATCTGTATAGCTATGGGGTCATATGGGTAGAGAGGTGAAGAGCAGACTCTCCTCCAGAAACAGCTGGAATTGGGATGGTTGTTCCACCTCTCCTGCAGCTTCATGAGGGTTATGGGAAGGAACTAGATTAGACTTACCACAAGAGAGACAACAGATGAATGGACAAAAAGAACAGCAAGCTCATTCCCTATTTTCTTCACCCTGGAAGAAAGAGTATACATAGAGCAAAACAATAGGATTATTGTGGAGGACATAAAGGAGGAACCAAAACTTTTCCCTAGTCTTGATAAAATTCCTCATTTGTATttctcattaatttctttttttaaaacaaaatctttttttcctttattttgaattccaaatttccttcctcccttatccactgagaagacaagcaagATGATGCCcattataaatgtgaaatcatacaaaatatattgcCATATcaggcactttaaaaaaaaaaaacacaagaaaacaataaaaagcaGGAAAcacaaagttaaaaaagtatgcttcagtcagttctctctctggatgtggacagcatttttcatcatagatcctttagaattatcttggtTCACTATATTGatcagaataactaagtcatcTACAATTTACTatacaacattgctattactactactacctgattttgctcatttcactttgcatcatttcatgtaagtctcagatttttctgaaaccgtcctgctcatcatttttcatGGTAGTATTGATAATCATAAATAACTTGCTCAaccattccacaactgatgggcatcctctcaatttccagttctttgccaccacaaaaagaattttctaaattattttttatatagatcctttcctttttctttaattactttgggatacagacttagtagtggtattgctggatcaaagggtatgtacagaaTGGGTTGGATTAACAACAGTGCACTAGTGTCCCTGCTTTtctacatcccctccagcatttgtcattttccttttttatcattttagtcaatctgataggtatgaggtggtacttcatatTTATAACTCTCtattagtaatttagagcaatttttcatataattattgacagctttgatttcttctgcaaATTGCTTGattttaccatttatcaactggaaaatggctctttttataaatttagctCAGGTTATTTATATGTTTGAGACCATTAACTTCTAAGGCAGGTGATAGGTGGTAGAATTACTCCACTGTGGTAGTTGCCTCTCATGCCCTTCTCATCGTTGAGCTagatggccctgaagtcaggagaggctgagttcaaatccagcctcagacactaactagctgtgtgaccttaggcaaaccactttaactctgactgccttgcatccagagttaTCACCAATGTTCCAatgcatatctggccactggactcagataactCCAGAAgagagaggctgatgacttagcacaacactccctcattcaaatcaaattcacgtgcttgacatggcatcacctccctgatgccatggtcttctttgaaaatgaaggacaaaacatcattgTTGGGGATGAAGAGCCCTTTTCATAAACCTCCAGACTGGAGGGTCACCATGGTTACTCTTTGTATTATAGCAAAGCTGGGTATGATGGTCTCCATGGTTATGCTCCACACTATgacagaactgggaaggaaggtTCCATGATCACACTCCTCACTGTGGCTGAGCTGGGCAGGAGGGTCTCCATGGTTACACACCACACTATGGGAGAGCTGGGTGGGAGGGTCTCCATGGTTATACTCCACACTATGGCAAAAGTTAGGGAGGAGGGTCTCCATGATTACACCCTACACTATGGAAGAGTTAAGGAAGAAGGTCTCCATGGTTTTACTCTATCATATGGCAGAGTTGGGCAGGAAGGTCTCTTTAGTTAAACTTTATACTTCATCACTTACCCAGGAGGTAAGGCCTGAAGCCGGAGGACTAGGAGGGAAAGGAGTTGAAGTGTAGCTTCAGCAGCCTCTTCTGGATCCAGTACATCTACCTGCAAAAAAATGCAGACTCAGAACAGCCTCTTTGGTCAAGATGCCTAGGGTCCCCAGGAGACAATGAGACTTGGTGCCATTTTGAGGACACCTACCTTACCCTGCCCCAGCAAGAGCAAGGACTCTATGGCCAGGGGCTCTTGGTCTAAACGCCTACAGAGGTTGTCACTGACATGGCAGCAGGCATACAGCACCTAGGAGACAGGTAGAGAACCAGTCGGTCCTACCCTTGTCAGGCCTGTTCTATCTTCCAGGTTCTCAGAATGACCAGAAAGCTTGCAGGACAGGCCAGGATTGAGAAGTATGCTGGGTGGCTGGGGGGAGAGGATTTCTGACTAAGGTCCAATGGGGACAAAGACCAGTTTTTCCATGCAGTGATAGAGAAGACGGCTGGTACCTTGAGCAGGTGTAGGGAAAGGGTGGGTTGCTGCAGACTGGAGAAAATGTATGGCCAAAGCTGACTGCTGTCTTCTGTCAGCTGATCTGCCAAATATCTGGAGATCTGAAGGTGACATTGCCCCCTTAGCACACTCATCTGGATCCACATCAGTTTTTAACCCCACCTCCCCTCTTGCCCTCCCCCAGCCCCAAGAAGCCAGAGACCCCAGCCCAGATGTTCCCCAGGCAAGGATGGTCACAGGAGAAGGTGATAGTGACAAGAAGCGAGAGGGAAAACCAAACATGGAAGTTTGCTCTGAAATCAGAGAAGAAAGAGTCTGGAGGGGCTAGTAATGCATCCTCCAGAGCCTTGGGATGGAGAAACCTGATAGAAGAGGGAAGCTAGATGGAAAAGGTGAACATCCCAACTCCCTCTGGTTATCTGGTGATATGTGAAGGGGGCGCCAGGGGAGCACCATCCCATTAAGGAGGTCACCCAAATCAGTTGGGAACTCTACGGCCCCATGTGGGATCCATTTCATGTCTTACAGGATGGGAAACTGATCACTGAACTCTAGTCAACTTGACTTCCCCCTCTTGGATAGTCAAAGATATATGAGGGTAGGTGTAATCTTGAAGAATCACCATTTAATGTCTCACAAATGGCTCCAAAGCAAAGGCATCCCATGATCCAGTCCAAGCTAGGTGGGGAAAGCTGGTGCCAGGATTCTTGGGGAACTGGATTGGGGGCCCTCTGCTAGGGAAAGAAGGAGACAATCAAAGCTCTCACCTGTTCTTTGGCCTCCCAGCAGCCTGGCAGCCCCACTGGGAGAGTGCAGATGGCAGCAAGAGCTGTTGCAAAGGTTCTGGGCAGCTCTTCATCCTGTTCCCTCAGAGGTTGGCTAACTTGTGGGGCACCTTCATAagtcagagaagaagaaaaatacagaagGCTAGCACACACATCCTCCAGAGATGAGGGGATGAAGAAACTTGGCAGAAGTAGGAAGCTGGTGGAAAAGGGGACTGTCCCCACTCCCTCTGGTTACCTGGTGGTGTGTGAAGAGGAAGCTGTGGGAGTGTTATCCCATGAAGGAGGCCATCCACCACAGACTTGTGTGTGGTCAAGAGGCTGCAGTAGAAGGACTTGAAGATAGGGAGGCTGCTGCCATCCATGGTCTTACACAAATCAGTGAAGCACTGGAGGAAAGCAGAGTTGGTATTTAGGGGAGTCCTGTTTAAAGCAATTAAGCCAGATCACACCCTGCTATCTCTGGGAATCCCAAGGCTGGAGATTCCAATGAGATAGGAGGCTCTAACAACGTGAAGCCCCAAGCATGAATCACACCAGACATCCCATGCAGTCTGAGTTTGGGACCTTCAGCTCCTGTTCCCGAGACAAAAAAGCCAGGTTTGGTCAAGGTGAGGAAAAAGAAGTTTACAATAGGAAAACTGAATGAATATCAAAAAGCTCAAAGAGTTTGTTTTCTTATAATAGACATTATTAAGCTATTTAGATGACTTGTGATTTACCATATTTTAATAATTCAGGCTctcacaaaagaagaaaagccaTAGATAACAAACTTTCAAGGCTCTCACTTGATTCTGGTTCCTAAATTTTCAAGACTCTAAAAAGCTTCAACTTAGAGCAAAAGAAGGTTTTAGgttatacatgaaaaaaaaaataagttacacAAGAAAGTCCTTTATGACTTAAGAAGGCTAGCTCTCTGGCTGGGACTgtttgaagaaagaattggagGAAAAAGTCATTGAAGAATCTTTTGGTGAAAGGAAGATTTGGGGTTGGATCCTATACAatcagaaaaacagagaaagatctCAAATAAGAGGACTGGGCTGAACAgcagaaaatgataataattcagGGTTggcatttggaactatgcccaaagggcaatcaaactgtgcttaccctttgaaccagcaatactactactaccaggtctgtatcccCAAGAGCATAAAAAAGGGGCAAAGACCTACATATcctgtagcagctctttttgtggtggcagagaattggaaattgaggggagccaacaattgaggaatgactgaagaaattgtggtatgagaatgtgatggagttctattgttcagtaagaaatcaggagtggaggaacttcagaatagcttggaaagacttttagaaactgatgctgagtgaaatgagcacacCCAGAAAATTGTACACAATAGCAGCAAAGCTGTGATCATCAGTTGTGATAGAGGCAACTCCTCTTTtcagttcagtaatcaaggacagtcctaaaagacttgtaatagaaaatgccatccacatccaaagaaaaatctatggagtttgaatgcagactaaagcatattatattcacttttttttaaaatttgttttatgcgttttctgttttttttcttttgttctgattcttctttcacaacatggctaatatgaaaatatgtcaaACATGATGGTACACatgcaacctatatcagattactcactgtcatggaatggggaggagggaagggaaaaagggagaatacattactcaaaagcttacaaaagattgaagttaaaattatctttgcatgcaattgaaaaaatataacaaaataacattaaaaaaagaaaacaaaagaaatcttccttttaaaaaaaataatccaggGTTGGGGCAAGATTACCATAAGACTATCCCTCCGCAGGGTCTGCTCAGCATCATCAGGCTGGGCCAGCAGTTTTCCCAAAAGGTTCAGGAAAAGGTTGGCTGCCTCTTGAAATACCTGGAGGCTAGAAAAAATAAGCCTCCATTAGCTGGGGGCAGCCCCTGTCGTCCTTCTGAAGACAATGAAGACTCCAGTCCTTCCCTGGACCTTCTACCCATTTCTTTAAAGCTACTGCAAATCTAGATTTCAAAGGATTACCTAATAAGGAGCTAGAAGAGATATCCCTCATTTGCTACAGATAGTTCAGCAGGAAGCCTAGGATCACTACCTTCCAGGACACATTAATATTTCCCCTTGTCCCAAACATAGTAacagcattttaagatttgcaaagtgctttaaaattatctcatttgatcttcacaaccaccctgggaggtaggtgttattattattggtcccatttttctaaatgaggaaactgaggcagacagaggtgacaGTCCAGCCTCactcagctagcaagtgtctgaggctgactcTGAACTTGGGGcttgctgactccaggcccagcactctgaaTGCTCTGGTGTCCCTTAGCTTTCTAATTATCAGGAATCTCTAGGGactgtaatctctttgggatttaCTGGGGTTTGCAAAGGGTTGGACAGCTGATGGGATTCTTGTGAGGTCTCTGGACTCTCAGGATTTCCAGTAGGAGTCCCAGAGATATACTCTCTCGAATCCTCAGAATTCTAGCTGTCATGTCTTTCCCCATGCTGTCTCCTATAGTTCCACTGAGAAGGGTCAGGGCACGGACCCAGGCTGAAGGAGCAGTGAGGGTACAGAGGAGGTTCAGTTTGTCAGTCAACCTACCTGTCACCTGTCTGGTTCCTCTCCAGGTTGAAGTTGCTAGCAAAGTAAACCTGGATTGTAGCCAACAGATCCCTCAAAAATGTTCCACACCAGGGCTGCTGCCAAGGAAAAGAAGgattaaagtagaaattgagcACAGGAAGAAACAAACAGATAGACAGAcctggaaggagagaagagaggggaaaagagagagaatgaccTCATAGGATCACAGGATCAACTGGAAATTCTCTAACActctctcactttacagatgaaactgaggcccagagaagttaagatcAGGAAGATAGTAACAGGACAGAGGTTCAAAACCAGGTCCTTGGGGCTCTTTTCTATCCCACACCTTCCTGGACCAAAGccagagaagaaaggggagaaaagggaatgtGGGCAGACTAAgaggtgggaggaggaggaggtgtcTCTGGGCAGCTGGTAGGCCTCCTCTGGGAGAAGGGCTTCACCTGCTGGATGCTCACGCTGCTCTCACAATGTCTGAGAAGGTTCAGCAGGAGGATGGGCAGTCCAGCCTCCCGGCAAAAGGAATATAGTAGGGCCGAATCGCTACAGGTGGTTAGGAGGCTTTTGACCACTCGGAGGGCAGGAAGCAGTCGGGAGGCCCCATCGAGAATGCCCTCCAGGACCTAAATGTCAGAGAACAACAGGTATTAAAAGTGTTCTCCATCAGAAATGAAGATAGATTGAGGAGGTCCTCTTGGCCCTCTGGTCTCAGAATCACAGGCATGTGGAATAAGCCACATGTAACCTGAAGGCTGATTCAGATGGCCAGCTCATTCCCCATGTCGATTCCCTTCCATCTGAGCTCCTTCCTTCTCCTGTCCATCCCTTCCAGCTTCTCCTGGATCCCCTGCTGTCCCACCCTGGCCTTGGTGGTTGGTTATACATTACCTGCCCACCAGCTCCATGCAGCTGGTTCTGGACACGCTGGCAGAAGTCAGGGTTGCAGAGCAGGGTGAGGGGGGCTTTGAGCTGGAAGTTGGAAGGTGCTGTGGGCTCCAACAGGCGCTGCCACTCAGAGTCGCTATCTGGTTCCTGGTCCAGGGAGAAGTAAAGGGATGTGAAGGGGGAAGTCTAAGGGAGCAGCAGACGGGCACATCCCCAGGCTGGGAGACAGCCACCAGCATCTCACCTCAGTGTCCAAAGTCACAGTAGTCACATTTTCCTCAGCTTCTTGTTTTAGTTCTGGGAACTCCTGATCATACTTCTGGGTAACTGGGGGTTCCCTGGCAGGGAAGATGCTGAAGAAATTGAGTTCCAATTGTGGGAGGCAAAGGACACATGAACTGTCGCCTCCCCCAAAGCCCCAAGCAGGAAGGGGCTATGGCTGTGGAAGTGTCTTCTTTTTAAGATCTGATCAAGATAATGATCGAAGACATAGTGGATAGCCCTGCCCACCTACATACCATCTAAGGGTTTCAATATATTGTAGTTGGAATAAGAGATGAAATGATaatttgggggagttttgtggaagccacaTTTGACACAGAagccagcagatgacacagaaaaatacTAAACCTAAATTTGGCAGTAAAGTACTGTAAGCAcccaaacaaaggaaaaagaaaaaaattcagatgacTTCTCTGGTACAAATGGAAGAACCAACATTTTTAtacagattttccagattgcCAGGTGTTGAGAAAGTACAATTAATCTTATGATGaagagaattttcttcctttatcattgGGCCTAAAAACTGCTTCTGACCAGAAGTCCACTGTGGCTACTCAACCACTTCCCTTACCATGTGCCTCCTTACCATGTAGGAGGGGAGGGCGCCCTTGCTTCCCAGTCCGCCATCTCATTCTTGTCTTCTGGAGAAGAGGCTTCAGATGAGAAGTTGAGATCCTGACAAGAGTCTCTCAGTCTGGGCAACAGAGCTGTAACAGGAACTGCCTTGCATGCTCTGTCTACTTGCTCAAGGGAAGCTCCAACATTTAGATGTTTCTATtggtggagggggagggggaaggaggggattaGATTGGAGAGGCTCAAGTCACCACAACAGCCTGGATCTTGTCCTAAGACTTCTACAAATTCTAAAAACTTTTGTTCCTTCTCCAATTTCCCATCACTAGTCCAGTCCCTTTTCTGTCCTCTCCAACACAAATTTCTGCCCCCAATCCAGGAAAATGATGCGGAAATGTCCCAAAAACCTTCTGCCTAGCCTCCTCAGCCATGCGCTTCCGGGCCTGACGCAAAATACGGGACTGCCCAGACTTGGGGGCCAACCAGTGGGTTTGTTCTTCCTTCAGAACCTGCAGGTCAGGGGGTAGTTGGCTGGTGAATGGAGTTCCCAGATCAGAAGTCATGGGTTCAGAAGTCACTGCAGGTGGAAAGTTGAAGAGGATTCAGGTTAGTACTGATGAGAATACAGGTTGATACAAAAACCAAGAATTCCCTTCCAGCTTTGAGATTCTGAGACCACTGAGTGATAGAATccagggaatggagggagggagggagggagggagggagggagggagggagggagggggagaaagagagagagagagagaggtcctGGAGATAGGCCCCACTCACCAGTGACTCGGCCAGAAATAAAGGGGTGGTACAGGAGCTCGGGCCAGGCCAACCGCTGACGAGGATTCTTGGTGAGCAGTCCCTGCAAGAAACTCTGCAGGGAAAGGGGTCATCAGTCTTTTCTTCTGCCTTCAGCATCCCTCTCCCCAAGCCTAGGAATACTCTAGCCTCTTTCTCTGTTTGGAAGGTTCTTCCCCACCAATTCCTAGGATTTCTGGTTTCCTTTCAGAAGGGCTACCCTTGAGAAAACAATTGTTTTTTTGCCACTCTGCCCCCACTTCTACCAGCTGCTCCTGCCAGTTCATCCAAGGCTGGTTCACATCTGACTTAAAATTGTTTGAAGTATAGAATGGATAATGGAGACAGTCCCTGAGCTCAGGGACTGTCCCACTTCTGTCTCAGCATCACCAAGTGCTTTGCATAAAGTGATGGTTCAATAAATGCTAGGCTGATTATTTCCTCAGAGGCTTCCATTTTCAGAAGACAGGAGACCCAACCTAGCTCTTGACACATAAGTTTCAGgagttcagaaaaaaagaaaaaaagaggagtcTTCCTTCTACCAGACTCAGGAAAaatgagtatgtatgtatgtatgtatgtatgtgatttCCCTTGCTACCAGGTGagttcctggggggggggggggttctcttctgtctttatttctcCAGTACCTATCATTCATTACCTGATATAGTCAGCACTTGAtataaaaaattaggaagagaaatgtcAAAACCATTGGCATCTCTGCTAGCCAGGATTCTTAAAGGACAATTATTACAGCTCATCTATTCCTACTTTCAGCTAATCAGCAAGGAATTCTGGAGCAGAggagataacaaagaaaaatattaaagcctAAAGCCAGGGTCAACGTGGTCAAGGTGTAGATGGCAGCATACTGACCTCTAAGTCATCATAAATACACAGCCTTAGGAGAGGACAGGAGCAGAGAGACCATCTCTGAGATACTAACAACACTCAGAACAGCACCTGAAGTTCATGTCCAATTTCACCAATTCATCAAtggcaaatgattttttttttcaaattctaacCCAAACCCAGAAATGGGCATTGggaaaaagaaaggcaatgaTTTCCAAGAAAAGTCTGTCCTCCCCCTTACCCTAGCTTTTTCTCTCCCTACCTCATCCTATCCATATTCCCCACCTTAAAGCACTGGCTTATTGTTGGAGGCCATCGCACTGGGTCCTTGAGGATGAGGCTAACAAGCTGAAAAATGCTGGTAGTGTAGAAAGGTGGCGTCCCCACTGCCAGTTCATACAAGATGCAGCCCACTGACCACAAGTCAGCAGTATGGTCATATGGGCGCTCCTCTACTAGCTCTGGGGACATGTACAGTGGCGTGCCTTTGATTGATGTCAACACCATTGTATTTGTACTCATAGCACGGGCAAaactggaagagagagagtgacgaaagggaagggaagagagagggattAATGGCATAAAGTGAGAaattatgcaagaaaaatcaaatcTGGTTTCATATCTACCCATCACAAATAAGACCgagaaaatatttctaatctTAACTCTTTCTCACTCCCATTCAGCCAAAATGTTCCCCCATCCTAGCTAAAGAGAATCTTCTTCAATTTGAATCCCTAGGATCAAAAAGaatccctcttcccaccccccacccccagtcctgAAACTAGCCTCTCAAATCAAACCTTTTATCTAGTCTAGCCTAATCATCTACTGAGGGCCCTGTCTCCTCCCCCAGAGCAGCAACAGGTGCCTGGGATTCCCACCCAAAATCACAGAGCTTGATGCCACCACCCTTGGCTAGAAGAATATTCTGGGGCTTCATGTCACGATGCAGGATACGGTGGGAGTGCAGATAATACAGGGCTGATACCAACTGAGCTGCGATGGTCTGAACCTAAAGATCAATCAgtcaggaagaaggaaagaaatgagaaaaggaaaaaaagccaaTCTGAGACTGGCCACTCTGAACTACCTTACAAATGACTATGCTGATGAGTTCCTTTCCCCTCATTTAACCAGCTTCttcaaatctatattttctgttCCTTGTGATGTTCCCTCATTCCTCAGGAACCTAGCTCTTTTAAGATCTCTTGCTCCATGGGTTTTTAGGACAATATTCAGTAGGCTATATCACAAAGATACTCAGAAATTACAACAGTTCAAGAGGAAGACTCTGGCAAGTCATGGTTCTAGCATCCTGGAGGTAAAAGGGGTAGGTGGTAATCCCACTTGACTCTTTGCTCTTGGTTTTCTTAGGACACCAACAACTCCCTCCAGGTCAGTCCCTTTCTAAGGTTACTTAAAATACTTCAACTCCTTTCAAAACTCCAACTGTTTGATTCTCAGTGCTTCCAAACATATCTACTACTCCTGACCAGAAGGGAAACTGGACAGAAGGGAAAGAGACTAATTAATCATAGATACCTGATCCTCAGGCAATTTCCCATCATCTTCTAGGATCTGAAAGAGCTCCCCTTCAGCATAGTCTGTTACTACTACTACCTGCAAGAAGAGAAGTAGGGATTGATGGCATAAAGTGAGAAATTATGCAAGTCAAATCTGGTTTCATATCAACCCATTGCAAATCAGactgagaaaatatttctaaCCTTA from Macrotis lagotis isolate mMagLag1 chromosome 6, bilby.v1.9.chrom.fasta, whole genome shotgun sequence encodes:
- the STK36 gene encoding serine/threonine-protein kinase 36 isoform X2, whose product is MEKYHVLEMIGEGSFGRVYKGRKKYSAQVVALKFIPKLGRSEKELRNLQREIEIMRGLRHPNIVQMLDSFETDKEVVVVTDYAEGELFQILEDDGKLPEDQVQTIAAQLVSALYYLHSHRILHRDMKPQNILLAKGGGIKLCDFGFARAMSTNTMVLTSIKGTPLYMSPELVEERPYDHTADLWSVGCILYELAVGTPPFYTTSIFQLVSLILKDPVRWPPTISQCFKSFLQGLLTKNPRQRLAWPELLYHPFISGRVTVTSEPMTSDLGTPFTSQLPPDLQVLKEEQTHWLAPKSGQSRILRQARKRMAEEARQKKHLNVGASLEQVDRACKAVPVTALLPRLRDSCQDLNFSSEASSPEDKNEMADWEARAPSPPTCIFPAREPPVTQKYDQEFPELKQEAEENVTTVTLDTEEPDSDSEWQRLLEPTAPSNFQLKAPLTLLCNPDFCQRVQNQLHGAGGQVLEGILDGASRLLPALRVVKSLLTTCSDSALLYSFCREAGLPILLLNLLRHCESSVSIQQPWCGTFLRDLLATIQVYFASNFNLERNQTGDSLQVFQEAANLFLNLLGKLLAQPDDAEQTLRRDSLMCFTDLCKTMDGSSLPIFKSFYCSLLTTHKSVVDGLLHGITLPQLPLHTPPGAPQVSQPLREQDEELPRTFATALAAICTLPVGLPGCWEAKEQISRYLADQLTEDSSQLWPYIFSSLQQPTLSLHLLKVLYACCHVSDNLCRRLDQEPLAIESLLLLGQGKVDVLDPEEAAEATLQLLSLLVLRLQALPPGVKKIGNELAVLFVHSSVVSLVSAAAGLLSQLSQQGVTFNLQPKEWTAAVAHALSAPAELRCTPPGGSGFYDGLLFLLLQLIAQGGAEIVQDVANSELWTILWHRFYMTLRLSEDIPPSEDEVSQESRPIPEPEWMLISPQGITTLLNLALAVFTRDPHLCLPHLIQHGSILMATLKHLLSPGFLQQLGQLQHGSELLPSVVLPVCQLLCFPFAMDVNVDILLSILADLRDSEVPAHLLQVCCRYLLLPQAELPVSLLTRLALTDSSTLSQFITAVASFPNTITFLSAALLGDQPILTSDILSLLAHAARVWPPSHLLFLQDLLAGPDESYWPLRCLLSHPENQVRARAYGLLGHLLHHSTALRGALQNQAGLLSLLLTGLRDKDPAVRRRASFAVGNAAYQAGPLAQALVPALPRVTQLLSDPQTGTRRNAASALGNLGSEGLGEELLRYQVPHRLLETACGDPQPTVREAALIALRSLRQEPCIHQVLVSLDASEKLASLSSAGPLPPHSSGSPRPSSARHCKKLIHLLRPSHSP